In the Candidatus Hydrogenedentota bacterium genome, GCGCGAAGGAAGAAGGGCGAACCCGCAGCGGCCAGCGAGTCCAACCGATCGATAGTCTGTTGCCCCGTCAATCCCGTCTGCGTGTCGGAAGGATGAACATCCGTTGTGCCGCCAATCTGCCAGCCATGGGTGGTGAGTTTTACCGGGGGATAGGACTTGCCTTCCGCACGACGATCGGACTTCCGCGCGCGGGGCTGATCTTCGAACACCCAGTCGCCGGGATAGGCGTGGACCTTGCCCACGCAGGTGGGCTGGGTGCCTGCTTCTATCCAATGGCGGAGGAGATCGGGTAGCTGGGGCTTGTCATGATAGGTATAGGGCGTGGGGGTTTCGGGAGGCTTGCCCATGGACATTACGCCGGTTTCGTGGGCGTAGCGCGCGGTCTTCATGGAGGAGCGGGAGGGCACGCAGATGGGGCACTGGGTCACGGCGGTCCGGAAGCGCGCGCCGGACGCGGCGATGGCGTCCATGTTTGGCGTGCTGGCCCAGGGCTGGCCGTAGCAACCCAGGGCGTCGGGCCGGCAATCATCCAGCATGATCCAGAGGATGTTGGGGCGTGGCGCGGCGGCGGATGACTGTCGGGGATTGCCCAACAGCGCGAGGCTGCTGGCGAGGCCGGTCTGTAAGAATGTTCGACGTTTCATCACATGGTGTCCATTGCAATACTGTTGCATCAAGTGGGAGAGTTAAAGCCTTCCCCATTTCTCAACCTCGGACTGAATATACTTGGTTGCCGAATCAAGAGCCAGTTGGCGCGCCGTGCGGCGGGAACAAAGCCCGAGAATTCTGGCGTTCACCGAGCCCGAGATGGAGCCGCTTAGACTGCTGTCATCAGGCGATTTCACAGTGGAGAAATTGCAGACGTACTCCATGTTGAAATCTTTTACAAAAGGCATAACCGCGTTTCCGGTGTATGCAGGTGTTTCCAGCACTGCGTCTATGACCATGGGAGCGCTGCCATGAACGGTGTTGTTATACGTGTACAGAACCTCACCACCGTGGAGTAGCGAAAAGTTATAGCTGAAGCGGTCTTTATCGCGAAGTTGGAAGCGGTTCAAGGTTGAGGCATGGGTGGCCGAAATGTTGGACGTGTGCAGGTTGAAATCGATCCATCCAATCTCACGCGCAGCGAGTATCAGGACAATAATGAGGGCAACGGCTACGCACGCGCTTTTCCACTTGGATTTCAATCGGTTGCTCCCATGCCGAACTGCCGGTTGAACTCCAGCGCTTCCCCCAATGTCACCATCAATGTCTCGATCAACGCATCTCGAGTGTCCTCCTGGCAGTTCACGCCAGGGGTTTCCTTGATCCAACCAATCCAACAATCGCCGACCTGCTGCAGAACCGGAGTGAACTCTGAAGTTCCAATCATGGCCATTTCCACTTCTTCCAAAACAATACGATGACTGTAGTGGACGTCAGGGCGACCATAACGCCGAGAATCCAAAATTCAACTCCCCAGTCGTAGAAGTAAATTCCAAATTTCCAGTCTCCAGAACTGAACATATCGGGTGTCTCCTTACATTACCGGAATCACCAGCGTGTTGAACATTTTATACAACGACGTGGTGAGTTGTTTCACCGAGCCCGTGGCGGCGCCGGGGAAGCTGCCGACGTCGGTATAGTTCTGGTAGAAGTCGGGATGGTCCGGGGGGACGGGCTCCTTGCCGGGGATAAGTTCGAAGCTGGTGGTGTTGCGGATGGGCCAGATGTCCACCGGGCTCCACCAGGAGAGCCCCTCGAAGAAGAAGTTCACTTCCGACAGGGGGAACTCGCGGCGGGCGATGACCCAGGCGTTTTCGGGGTGGGCGCGGCCCAGGATGCATCGGCGGAGGCGATCCACAATCTCCGGATCTTCGATGAGCAGGCCCATTTCGGTGTTGAGGTTTTCGGAGCGCGGGTCCACGTTGTAGGACCCGATGTAGGCGATGGTTTTGTCCACAACGAATGCCTTGCCGTGGATGCACAGGAAGGGCTCGCGATCGAGTCCCTCCAGCGCCG is a window encoding:
- a CDS encoding type II toxin-antitoxin system HicB family antitoxin, translating into MIGTSEFTPVLQQVGDCWIGWIKETPGVNCQEDTRDALIETLMVTLGEALEFNRQFGMGATD